A portion of the Anoxybacillus gonensis genome contains these proteins:
- the purK gene encoding 5-(carboxyamino)imidazole ribonucleotide synthase, which translates to MISLSKTIVPGQTIGIIGGGQLGRMMAIAAKEMGFFVAVLDPTPQSPCAQVADIEIVASYSDEEALHQLAEVSDVVTYEFENIDADALKRLAKKGYVPQGSELLAVTQHRWKEKRAVQSVGLPVAPYRLVITKEELEEAIREIGIPSVLKTCRGGYDGKGQVVIRCLDDIYAASSLLTYGECVLEAWVPFVKELSIIVVRNVSGEVALFPVVENIHRENILHETIAPAPISQPMIEQAETYAKQLAEAFQLVGTLAIEMFLTKDGQLYVNELAPRPHNSGHYTINGCITSQFQQHIRAVCNWPLGSTKLLKPTIMVNILGEHVDDVIRNIDQFRDAHVHFYGKKEAKPKRKMGHITWLVDDVDEMQRKIDKFAIWKDRRMNV; encoded by the coding sequence GTGATCAGCTTGAGTAAAACGATTGTTCCAGGGCAAACGATCGGGATTATTGGCGGAGGGCAACTTGGAAGAATGATGGCAATTGCGGCAAAAGAGATGGGATTTTTTGTGGCAGTACTCGATCCGACCCCACAATCTCCGTGTGCTCAAGTAGCCGACATTGAAATTGTCGCTTCGTATAGCGATGAAGAAGCGTTACATCAGTTAGCTGAAGTTAGTGATGTCGTTACGTATGAGTTTGAAAATATTGATGCCGATGCATTAAAGCGATTGGCAAAGAAGGGATATGTGCCGCAAGGAAGTGAGCTGCTTGCTGTTACACAACATCGTTGGAAAGAAAAACGGGCCGTTCAGTCTGTAGGCTTACCTGTTGCACCTTATCGACTTGTCATTACAAAAGAAGAATTAGAAGAAGCGATTCGAGAGATTGGGATTCCATCTGTGTTGAAAACGTGCCGAGGTGGGTATGATGGAAAAGGGCAAGTTGTCATTCGTTGTTTAGATGATATATACGCAGCAAGTTCGCTTTTAACTTATGGTGAGTGTGTATTGGAGGCGTGGGTGCCGTTTGTAAAAGAGTTATCCATTATCGTTGTCCGAAATGTTTCTGGTGAGGTGGCGCTATTTCCTGTTGTTGAAAACATTCATCGCGAAAACATTTTGCATGAAACAATTGCTCCTGCCCCAATCAGTCAGCCCATGATCGAACAAGCAGAAACATATGCGAAACAGTTAGCAGAAGCGTTCCAACTCGTTGGCACGTTAGCAATTGAAATGTTTTTGACAAAAGACGGACAATTATATGTTAACGAACTTGCCCCTAGACCGCACAACTCAGGTCATTATACAATAAACGGTTGTATCACATCGCAATTTCAACAACATATTCGTGCCGTATGCAATTGGCCGCTTGGCAGTACGAAATTGTTAAAACCTACAATTATGGTCAATATTTTAGGAGAACATGTTGACGATGTTATTCGAAACATCGATCAATTTCGTGATGCTCATGTTCATTTTTATGGAAAAAAAGAAGCGAAGCCGAAGCGAAAAATGGGGCATATCACGTGGTTAGTTGATGATGTGGATGAGATGCAACGAAAAATAGATAAATTTGCGATTTGGAAAGATCGGAGGATGAATGTATGA
- the purB gene encoding adenylosuccinate lyase yields the protein MIERYTRPEMGAIWTEENRFRAWLEVEILACEAWAELGVIPKEDVEKIRQHASFNIERIKEIEEETRHDVVAFTRAVSETLGEERKWVHYGLTSTDVVDTALSYLLKQANEILLRDLENFIAVLKEKAIEHKYTVMMGRTHGVHAEPTTFGLKLALWYAEMERNLERFKQAAETVRVGKISGAVGTYANIDPFVEQYVCEKLGLQPAPISTQTLQRDRHAHYMATLALIATSIEKFAVEIRGLQKSETREVEEFFAKGQKGSSAMPHKRNPIGSENMTGMARVIRGYMLTAYENVPLWHERDISHSSAERIILPDATIALDYMLHRFTNIVKNLTVFPENMKKNMDRTLGLIYSQRVLLALIDTGMTREEAYDLVQPKAMEAWEKQVPFRSLIEADEVITSRLTKEQIADCFDYNYHLKHVDTIFSRLGLQ from the coding sequence ATGATTGAACGTTACACAAGACCGGAAATGGGAGCGATTTGGACGGAAGAAAACCGTTTTCGTGCTTGGTTAGAAGTCGAAATTTTAGCGTGTGAAGCATGGGCCGAATTAGGTGTTATTCCGAAAGAAGATGTGGAAAAAATTCGTCAACATGCATCATTCAACATTGAACGTATTAAAGAAATTGAAGAAGAAACGCGCCATGATGTCGTTGCCTTTACACGTGCTGTATCAGAAACGTTAGGGGAAGAGCGAAAATGGGTACATTACGGCCTTACATCTACGGATGTCGTTGATACGGCATTATCGTATTTATTAAAACAAGCAAATGAAATTTTATTACGCGATTTAGAAAATTTTATTGCGGTGTTAAAAGAGAAGGCGATCGAACATAAATATACGGTTATGATGGGACGGACACATGGTGTACATGCTGAACCGACGACGTTCGGGTTGAAATTGGCGCTTTGGTATGCAGAAATGGAGCGAAATTTGGAACGTTTTAAGCAAGCGGCGGAAACTGTGCGTGTTGGAAAAATTTCTGGTGCCGTTGGCACGTATGCAAACATTGATCCGTTTGTTGAACAATACGTATGTGAAAAACTTGGCTTACAGCCTGCACCGATTTCAACGCAAACTTTGCAGCGTGATCGCCATGCGCACTATATGGCGACGCTCGCTTTAATTGCGACATCTATTGAAAAATTTGCAGTTGAAATTCGTGGATTACAAAAAAGTGAAACGCGTGAAGTGGAAGAGTTTTTTGCAAAGGGACAAAAAGGTTCATCAGCTATGCCGCATAAGCGCAATCCGATCGGTTCAGAAAACATGACAGGCATGGCGCGCGTCATTCGCGGCTATATGTTAACAGCTTATGAAAATGTACCGCTTTGGCATGAACGTGACATTTCACACTCGTCTGCGGAGCGTATTATTTTACCGGATGCAACGATCGCGCTAGACTACATGCTTCATCGTTTTACAAACATTGTGAAAAACTTGACGGTATTCCCTGAAAACATGAAGAAAAATATGGATCGTACCCTTGGACTTATTTATTCGCAACGCGTATTATTGGCGCTTATTGATACAGGGATGACGCGCGAGGAAGCATATGACCTTGTACAGCCGAAAGCGATGGAAGCGTGGGAAAAACAAGTGCCGTTCCGCTCGTTAATTGAAGCAGACGAAGT